In one window of Notolabrus celidotus isolate fNotCel1 chromosome 17, fNotCel1.pri, whole genome shotgun sequence DNA:
- the LOC117829128 gene encoding uncharacterized protein LOC117829128 isoform X1 — MAKEKKRAAFFTPLELDILIRSYGEFEHVFKKKSNTAAGAKQRETAWENIAARVNACNHAGEKRTWLQLKMKYKNIVQTANRKKADARKMGGGRAPPPLTEAEELALRQNFGRPTTEGIPGGSSSSEPTPQDTSTFITCNIPRPIYLFLSLFIQIFISLFIFFYFFLPTYSDGAICLVEPPHATTDLVTDEECEETLSAAFTEGEPERPVEGMAGQQQEGPSTSTAQIDTLPVKDIYKIFLLKKIEKTTKKCSSWTAR, encoded by the exons ATggcaaaggagaagaagagggcggCATTTTTCACCCCACTGGAACTGGACATCCTTATTCGCTCATATGGCGAGTTtgagcatgtttttaaaaaaaaaagcaacaccgCTGCAGGTGCCAAACAGAGGGAGACGGCATGGGAGAACATTGCGGCTCGGGTCAATGC gtGCAATCACGCGGGGGAGAAGCGCACCTGGCTGCAGCTTaagatgaaatataaaaacattgttcAAACAG CcaacagaaagaaagcagatgcCCGTAAAATGGGTGGCGGCCGAGCACCGCCACCTCTAACGGAGGCAGAGGAGCTGGCCCTGAGACAGAATTTTGGAAGGCCAACGACTGAGGGAATCCCTGGAGGGAGCTCATCCTCTGAGCCCACCCCCCAAGACACAAGTACCTTTATAACATGTAATATCCCTAGacctatatatctttttttaagcctattcatacaaatatttatttcccttttcatttttttttatttttttctcccaacATATTCTGATGGTGCGATCTGCCTGGTGGAGCCCCCTCACGCCACAACAGACCTTGTAACT GATGAAGAGTGCGAGGAGACTTTGTCTGCTGCCTTCACAGAGGGGGAACCAGAAAGGCCTGTAGag GGCATGGctgggcagcagcaggagggtccCTCAACTTCAACTGCACAGATTGACACA TTACCAGTTAAAGATATCTACAAAATATTTcttctgaaaaaaattgaaaaaacaacaaagaaatgcaGTTCTTGGACCGCCAGATGA
- the LOC117829128 gene encoding uncharacterized protein LOC117829128 isoform X2, with translation MAKEKKRAAFFTPLELDILIRSYGEFEHVFKKKSNTAAGAKQRETAWENIAARVNACNHAGEKRTWLQLKMKYKNIVQTANRKKADARKMGGGRAPPPLTEAEELALRQNFGRPTTEGIPGGSSSSEPTPQDTSTFITCNIPRPIYLFLSLFIQIFISLFIFFYFFLPTYSDGAICLVEPPHATTDLVTDEECEETLSAAFTEGEPERPVEGMAGQQQEGPSTSTAQIDTLKISTKYFF, from the exons ATggcaaaggagaagaagagggcggCATTTTTCACCCCACTGGAACTGGACATCCTTATTCGCTCATATGGCGAGTTtgagcatgtttttaaaaaaaaaagcaacaccgCTGCAGGTGCCAAACAGAGGGAGACGGCATGGGAGAACATTGCGGCTCGGGTCAATGC gtGCAATCACGCGGGGGAGAAGCGCACCTGGCTGCAGCTTaagatgaaatataaaaacattgttcAAACAG CcaacagaaagaaagcagatgcCCGTAAAATGGGTGGCGGCCGAGCACCGCCACCTCTAACGGAGGCAGAGGAGCTGGCCCTGAGACAGAATTTTGGAAGGCCAACGACTGAGGGAATCCCTGGAGGGAGCTCATCCTCTGAGCCCACCCCCCAAGACACAAGTACCTTTATAACATGTAATATCCCTAGacctatatatctttttttaagcctattcatacaaatatttatttcccttttcatttttttttatttttttctcccaacATATTCTGATGGTGCGATCTGCCTGGTGGAGCCCCCTCACGCCACAACAGACCTTGTAACT GATGAAGAGTGCGAGGAGACTTTGTCTGCTGCCTTCACAGAGGGGGAACCAGAAAGGCCTGTAGag GGCATGGctgggcagcagcaggagggtccCTCAACTTCAACTGCACAGATTGACACA TTAAAGATATCTACAAAATATTTcttctga